One Actinomycetota bacterium DNA window includes the following coding sequences:
- a CDS encoding PHB depolymerase family esterase, giving the protein MTRKTSALGLVLLFAAVTVGAAACAGVRDGEEVAQVPGDAQDIAGSLRYAGQERTYLLHLPPAYDGEDALPLLFVFHGGGGDGEGMVRLTHFSDIADEHGFIAAYPDGIDKNWNDGRPEVNPGVDDVGFISALIDELVDTYGIDTTRVYSTGISNGGMFSYRLACELSDKIAAIAPVAALMGEDLSRRCSPSRPVPVMLVVGTDDPLVPWEGGEIGGDLASRGYAISAAATVSFWVGVDGCTGSPDSEYLPDAAPGDGTMVRREIYGGGRDGTEVVLLAVEGGGHTWPGGWQYMRERTIGLTCRDIDAGEVIWDFFTRFTLSAQ; this is encoded by the coding sequence ATGACGAGAAAGACATCTGCCCTAGGCCTGGTCCTGCTGTTCGCCGCGGTCACCGTGGGCGCCGCCGCCTGTGCCGGCGTACGGGACGGGGAAGAGGTGGCTCAGGTCCCGGGCGATGCACAGGATATCGCGGGTTCGCTGCGTTATGCAGGACAGGAGCGCACCTATCTCCTCCATCTTCCTCCCGCATACGATGGAGAGGATGCTCTCCCGCTGCTTTTCGTTTTTCATGGGGGAGGTGGCGACGGTGAGGGCATGGTCAGGCTCACCCACTTCAGCGACATCGCGGACGAGCACGGCTTCATCGCCGCATACCCTGACGGTATCGATAAGAACTGGAACGACGGCCGGCCGGAGGTCAACCCGGGGGTGGACGACGTGGGCTTCATCTCCGCGCTCATCGATGAACTGGTGGACACGTACGGCATCGACACGACCAGGGTCTATTCCACCGGCATCTCCAACGGGGGCATGTTCTCCTACCGCCTCGCCTGTGAGCTGTCGGACAAGATAGCCGCGATCGCCCCAGTGGCTGCTTTGATGGGAGAGGACCTGTCACGACGGTGCTCGCCGTCCCGACCCGTCCCGGTGATGCTCGTCGTGGGAACGGACGATCCGCTCGTGCCCTGGGAAGGAGGGGAGATAGGAGGAGACCTGGCCAGCCGCGGTTATGCCATCTCGGCCGCCGCCACCGTGTCTTTCTGGGTGGGGGTGGACGGCTGCACCGGCAGCCCGGACTCGGAATACCTGCCCGACGCGGCTCCCGGCGACGGCACGATGGTGAGGAGAGAGATTTACGGTGGGGGGCGGGACGGCACGGAAGTGGTGCTGCTGGCCGTGGAGGGCGGAGGCCATACCTGGCCGGGAGGCTGGCAGTACATGCGCGAGAGGACCATCGGCTTGACCTGCCGGGACATCGATGCGGGGGAAGTGATCTGGGATTTCTTCACGAGGTTCACATTGTCAGCGCAGTGA
- a CDS encoding isochorismatase family cysteine hydrolase, protein MDGEFMNLVTPYTRLNPRSCALLVIDVQNDWGDPRGTSPMPGLDEVMPQVVEALKAFRRAGLPIVHVVRLYREDGSNVDPCRRWQVEQGELRVGFPYTWGSQLVDSTNPSGAELDAGALLAGEIQELAPLEYVIYKPRFSAFHATPLEDLLASKGVDSVVIVGLTFPNCVLATQLGATDRDYRVGLVPGACTQVNDDGLRGMQNKGVQLLTLDGLRKLLLGDQDD, encoded by the coding sequence ATGGATGGAGAATTCATGAACCTGGTCACACCCTATACGCGGCTGAATCCGCGGAGCTGTGCCCTGCTGGTCATCGACGTGCAGAACGACTGGGGAGACCCGCGGGGCACGTCTCCAATGCCGGGCCTGGACGAGGTGATGCCACAGGTGGTAGAAGCCCTGAAGGCCTTTCGTCGTGCCGGGCTCCCCATCGTTCATGTCGTCCGGCTGTACAGAGAGGACGGCAGCAACGTGGACCCCTGCCGCCGCTGGCAGGTCGAACAGGGAGAGCTGCGTGTGGGGTTTCCATATACCTGGGGGTCGCAACTGGTGGACTCGACCAACCCCAGCGGGGCCGAGCTGGACGCCGGTGCGCTGCTTGCGGGCGAGATCCAGGAGTTGGCGCCGCTGGAGTACGTGATATACAAGCCACGCTTCAGCGCCTTCCACGCCACGCCCCTGGAAGACCTGCTGGCATCGAAGGGCGTGGACAGCGTGGTCATCGTGGGGCTCACGTTTCCCAACTGCGTGCTGGCGACACAGCTTGGCGCCACCGACCGCGATTACCGGGTGGGGCTGGTGCCCGGCGCGTGTACGCAGGTGAACGACGACGGTTTGCGGGGCATGCAGAACAAGGGCGTGCAGCTTCTTACCCTGGATGGGTTGCGGAAGCTTCTGCTGGGGGACCAGGACGACTGA
- a CDS encoding GAP family protein has product MSEILPRLILIGLAASVSPVAVMILITVLSRQNAKRNSLLWLLGFTLTLLALGFAGVYIMRAGGSGGTSDIDGYIDIVIGALCLIAIPLNLLRRDRDGVPEVDKELGVMGALTLGCVSMVVNTSTFIIFISGLHEISSSHLSTLEDVASLAILTFFTLTTVLIPIAIYFFFPSRSEKALAAFQGWLTRHKKMIGAVVLLVFGVYLLIKGLKVVL; this is encoded by the coding sequence TTGAGCGAGATCTTGCCGCGCTTGATACTCATAGGCCTGGCTGCGTCAGTGAGCCCCGTGGCGGTGATGATCCTGATCACCGTGCTCTCCAGGCAGAACGCCAAGCGCAATTCCCTGCTGTGGCTCCTGGGCTTCACCCTTACCCTCCTGGCCCTGGGGTTTGCCGGGGTCTACATAATGCGGGCGGGAGGAAGCGGCGGCACCAGCGACATCGACGGCTACATCGATATCGTTATCGGGGCCCTGTGTCTTATCGCCATTCCCCTTAACCTGCTGCGCCGGGACAGGGACGGCGTGCCCGAGGTCGACAAGGAACTGGGCGTCATGGGGGCACTGACCCTGGGGTGCGTCTCGATGGTCGTAAACACCTCCACGTTTATCATCTTCATCTCGGGGCTGCACGAGATAAGCAGTTCGCATCTATCGACCCTCGAGGATGTGGCATCTCTGGCGATACTGACCTTCTTCACCCTGACGACGGTCCTCATACCCATCGCGATATACTTCTTCTTCCCGTCGAGGTCCGAGAAGGCCCTGGCCGCGTTCCAGGGTTGGCTGACCAGGCACAAGAAGATGATCGGGGCGGTGGTCCTGCTGGTCTTCGGTGTATATCTCCTTATCAAGGGCCTAAAAGTAGTCCTCTAG